The DNA segment GCGGCACCTGGGCCTTTTTGCTGCCTGAAAGAAGCAGGTCAAATCCCAGGTATTCAAAGATCTTGATGGCCAGGTAGAACCCCAGGAACACCCCGATGGAAAGCACCAGGGTATGGGTCTGTGTTTTCAAGGGAATATGACCCCAATGCAAAAAAAGCCGGAAGGCCACGTACAGGCCGCTGATGTTCAGCACCAGGCCCAGGCTTTGGAAGAACTTCCAGCGGCTTAAGCCCCTCAGGAACAGCCACAGGACTGCGAAGGCCAGGAACAGCCCGAAGCCCAGAAGAATTAAGTTGGTTGTTATCTGCATTGGGTTCTCCTTGTATTCAAGATGAGGTGCATTTGTAAGTTTGGTTTTTCCGGCCTAACCCCTGCCCTTTCCCAGAGCTTGCCCTGAGAAAACCGCTTCGTTTGACAAATGAAGGGCGGGAAGGGGTGAAGGCTTGCACTGAGCAGTGCCGAAGCGGGTTGGGTCAAAACCGTCCCGCCAGGGCCAGCTTGTTCCTCTCCACAATTACAGTGACCCGCGGTTCGGCGTTCTGGTTGAATTTGTAGAGGTGGGCGCTGACATAGGCGTCGGCCAGCGAACCCAGCCAGACCCCGATGGTCCACAACATGTACTTGCGTTTTTTCTCATACAAATAATCTAACTCCGGTCCGCTGGCATTCCAATAATCCCTGTCATACTTATACCAATTGTATCCCACATAGCCAAGTGCCCCGGCAAACCCGGCCGCTTTCAGGTAATTCTGGGTATACAACTGCCCGCCCCCCGGGATCACGGCTGAAAATGATACCGCCAGAAAGGCCGAACGGTGCGGCTTCTTGAATGTGGTGTCCTGCTGGGCCAGGGCTGGAGTCCGTAGAAGTAAAAACAGGGATATTATCATACACGACGACATAAGTCTTATGCAGCTTGTCATTCCGGGCTTGACCCGGAATCCAGTGTTTTCCTGGATTCCCACTCCCCGATCGCTGTCGAGGACAAGTTTTGCGGGAATGACCAGTTGTGTGGAGATTGCTGACGATGAGGACAAAAATATTATTTTCATATCATGTAACCGTTCACTTCCTGCTCGGCAGGTTTAACAGTTTCCTGGGTCCTCACCGGATCATTTCCGGTATAGATATTCAGGCTTAATTTTTCATCGATCTTGACATCGCAGTACCGTGCCACTATCTGCAGGGCCAGGGCCAGCTCGGCCTCATCCGGTCCTCCCCGCAGCAGACCCACCGGGCCCTTGATATTGTGATCCGGCCGGATGACCATATCATCCTCCCCGGCCAGTTTCAGCAGAACTTCGTTCTCCGCCTTGTTGCGACCCACCGCCAGCTTTACGTTCGGGGCGATCCTGAAATGCCGCCCGGCGGCCAGCAGTTCCACATCCCTTCTCACAAATCCTTCGTGCTTAAGCAATTCTTTAAGCCGGGTGGAATAGTTGGGCTCGGTCAGCAGGCAGCCCCCGGCTGGCTGGGGATAATCCTTGATCCCAAAACTTTTGGCCAGCTCCTCCTGCCGCTTGCGGCCCCGCCCGGAAAAGTCGTGGAGCCTTTCCCGGTCCACCCAGCCCTCCCGCTCCGGTTTTGAGGGCGCCAGCAGTTTGGCCGACAGGGGGCGCAGGATCAGGTCCCGGTCGGCAGACAGTTTCAGCACCGCGTTCAAGCCTCCCTTGGTCTGGGACATGGGCCGTTCTCCCATCACCTCTCCGGTTATCAGGAACGAGGCCCCATGCTCCTCCAGCAGGCCGTGGGCGGTCCTCAGCATCATCCCGTGACAATCTATGCAGGGGTTCATGTTCCCGCCGAATCCGTAGCGGGGGTTCTTCATCATCTCGAAGTATTCATCGGTGAAATCGTGCTCTATCAGTTTGATGCCCAGCTGGCCGGCAGCCTTGCGGGCCGGCTCCGGCCCGAAGAACGGCGTAACAAAGCAGAGGCCGATGACCTCGATGCACTGTTCCATTACGGTCCTGGCGGCCAGGATGCTGTCCAGGCCTCCGGAAAGTAGCGATATGGTTTTCATATTTTATTTATTGGCATAAATATTGTAGTCCAGTCTATCATATGGGTTCGAATTCATTGCTAAGCGGGTTCAGTTGTTGTTTTGCCAACCCCAGCCAGATAGACGACAAATTCATCTTTACCATCCAGACCAAGCAGTTTGTCAAAAGCATCTTTCTCCCAAGCGCCAATTGCACAAGTACCGCACCCTATGCCTTCACAAGCCAAATAAAGATTCTGGCATATATGACCGGCATCTAAAAGCATCAACCTATGAGATTCACAATGATAACGCCATTCACCGCGATAAGGAATACACGACCATATAAATACTACCGGTGTATCAGCAAGCCACTTGGCTTCGTTTAAATACTCGGTGCCACCGTATGCAGCAACCAGCTTGTCTGATAAATTATCAATTTCACGGTAAAAGGCAAGTTTATGTTCAAGTGGACGATAAAGATATATACCGCTTTTCAGACCTGTCACATTGTTGACTGCCAGATAAGTTTCATAAGCATTCCTTCCACCAGCCGAAGGTACCGGCCGTAACGTACCTATGCCGGTTCGATTGTAAGCCGGCACAACCTTTTGTACCCCCTGAGTCGCCCACAATAAAAAAGATAACTCACTTACAGTCAGCGCCTGATTGACAAACTTGCGCCGGCTCCTGCGGTTATTGATACAAGCAAACAAGTCACCTTGTATTATTGTATTTTTATCAACTTGCGGCAGGTCAATAATTTTTAAACCACTGCCGATGACTTTTTCAACAGGCGGTTGCGGCAAGCCTTTATCCTGATCGGAAACCAGTTCTCGATCAGGATAACCGAATCCGTTTTTCATGAAAGTACGATTGTTCTCGAAATCACCCATTGTTGCTCAATAAATTACAGTTCTTTAGTTCTGAATTCAATATTCTATCTTCCAAGTTATTTAGGCACTATCGTTTTATCCCCAGCACATCCAATATGAAGGCATATTCAAAGGCCAGGTCCTTGAGATAACCATATCTGCCGGAAGGCCCGTGGTGCCCGCTTTTCATATCGGTCTTCAACAGCAGGCGGTTGCTGTCGGTTTTGGCGGTCCGAAGTTTGGCCACCCACTTGGCCGGCTCCCAATAGGCCACGTTGGCGTCGTTCCAGCCGGTGGTTACCAGCATGGCCGGATAGTCCTGGGCCCGGATGTTGTCGTAAGGCGAGTAGGACAGCATGTACCGGTAATACTGGGGATCCCGGGGATCGCCCCATTCCTGATACTCGGCGGTGGTCAGGGGAATGGTGGGGTCCAGCATGGTGTTGATGACGTCCAGGAACGGCACGTCCAGCACCGCAGCCCGGAACAGATCGGGCCGGCTGTTGACCACCGCCCCCATCAGCAGTCCTCCGGCGCTGCCGCCGCTGATCACCAATTTACTGGAAGAGGTGTATCCCTGTTTTATGAGTTGCTCCGCGCAGGCGATGAAATCGGTGAAAGAGTTCTTTTTGTTCAGGAGTTTCCCGTCCAGATACCAGCCCCGTCCCATCTCCTGGCCGCCCCGCACCTGGGCCACGGCATAGACGAAGCCCCGGTCCAGCAGGCTCAACCGGCTGGAGCTGAAGTAGGGATCATTATTGTCGCCGTATGCGCCATAACCGGTAAGGTAGCAGGGATTGCTCCCGTCCAGTTTCAATCCCCGGCGGTGGACCAGCGAAATGGGGATGCGGGACCCGTCCGGAGCGGTGGCGTAGATCCTCTCCGAAACATAGCCCAGGGGATCGTATCCGCCCAGCACTTCCTGTCTTTTCAGAAGGTGATAAGTGCCTTTGTCCATCTCGTATTCGTAGACCGAAGGCGGCGTAACCAGCGAATTGTAGGTATAGCGGAGCTTGGAGGAATTATAATCGTATTTTTGCCAGGGGTAGATGGAATAGGCCGGCTCCGGGAATTTCAGGACCACAGCCGCCGTGGTATCGCCCCATTTAAGGACCTTCAGCCCGCTTAAGCCATTCGTCCGTTCCTGAATAGCCATGAAATCCCGGAACATCAGCACGTTTTCCAGCAGGACATCGGGCCGGTGCGGGATCACTTCCACCCAGTTCTTGGCGGCGGGATCGGATACCGGTGTCCGCAGCAGCCGGTAGTTCTGGGCGCTGTCATTGGTGAATATGTAGAAGTCCGGACCGTGATGCTCCAGCCAGTATTCAACCTTCTGGCGCCGGGGCTTAAAAAGCTTGAAGCTGTCCTCAGTCCGTCCGGCGTTAAGATAGCGCAGCTCGGACTCCTCCTTGCTGGCGGAGGTGATGAACAGGTATTGCTGCGAAAAGGTCTTGCTGATGCTTACCCAGAACCGGGGATCGGCTTCGCGGTAGATCAGGCTGTCCCGGCCTTCCCCCAGCCGGCGGCGGAAAACCCGGTCGGAGCGCTGGGTGCTGTCCATCGCTTCGTAGTATACTGTCCGGCTGTCGTTGGCCCAGACTATGTTCCTGACGCCGGAAATGGAGTCGGAAATGTTCTTTCGGGCCTTCAGGTCCTTGAAATACACATCGTAGACAAAGGCTCCGGTGGTGTCCACCGCATAGGCCAGGATGGAGTGATCGGGGCTGACCTCGGTGATGTCGATAGAATAATAGGCGTGGCCACGAGCCAGTTTGTTCTCGTCCAGTAATAATTCTTCAGAGGCTTTGAGAGACCCTTTCTTGCGGCAGTAGATATAATAGTCCTGGCCCTTGACGGTGCGGGAGTAGTAATAGAAACTGTCGCGCTTCACCGGGACCGAGAGATCGGTCTGCTTGATCCGGTTCAGAAACTCCCGGTACAGTTTTTTCTGCAAGTCCCTGGTGGGGGCCATCACCGAATCGGTGTAGGCGTTCTCGGCTTCCAGGTATCTTTTAACCCTGGGATCGGACCGCTCCTTAAGCCAGTGATAATCGTCGGAACGGACAGAGCCGTTAACGCTGTCGCTCCAGGCCACCACCGGCGCCATTGGCGCCCTGGGCTGGGCCATGGCAAATCCTGTC comes from the bacterium genome and includes:
- a CDS encoding tRNA 4-thiouridine(8) synthase ThiI, whose product is MKTISLLSGGLDSILAARTVMEQCIEVIGLCFVTPFFGPEPARKAAGQLGIKLIEHDFTDEYFEMMKNPRYGFGGNMNPCIDCHGMMLRTAHGLLEEHGASFLITGEVMGERPMSQTKGGLNAVLKLSADRDLILRPLSAKLLAPSKPEREGWVDRERLHDFSGRGRKRQEELAKSFGIKDYPQPAGGCLLTEPNYSTRLKELLKHEGFVRRDVELLAAGRHFRIAPNVKLAVGRNKAENEVLLKLAGEDDMVIRPDHNIKGPVGLLRGGPDEAELALALQIVARYCDVKIDEKLSLNIYTGNDPVRTQETVKPAEQEVNGYMI
- a CDS encoding SagB/ThcOx family dehydrogenase translates to MGDFENNRTFMKNGFGYPDRELVSDQDKGLPQPPVEKVIGSGLKIIDLPQVDKNTIIQGDLFACINNRRSRRKFVNQALTVSELSFLLWATQGVQKVVPAYNRTGIGTLRPVPSAGGRNAYETYLAVNNVTGLKSGIYLYRPLEHKLAFYREIDNLSDKLVAAYGGTEYLNEAKWLADTPVVFIWSCIPYRGEWRYHCESHRLMLLDAGHICQNLYLACEGIGCGTCAIGAWEKDAFDKLLGLDGKDEFVVYLAGVGKTTTEPA
- a CDS encoding S9 family peptidase yields the protein MMKRLYIINVLLFQVLLTGFAMAQPRAPMAPVVAWSDSVNGSVRSDDYHWLKERSDPRVKRYLEAENAYTDSVMAPTRDLQKKLYREFLNRIKQTDLSVPVKRDSFYYYSRTVKGQDYYIYCRKKGSLKASEELLLDENKLARGHAYYSIDITEVSPDHSILAYAVDTTGAFVYDVYFKDLKARKNISDSISGVRNIVWANDSRTVYYEAMDSTQRSDRVFRRRLGEGRDSLIYREADPRFWVSISKTFSQQYLFITSASKEESELRYLNAGRTEDSFKLFKPRRQKVEYWLEHHGPDFYIFTNDSAQNYRLLRTPVSDPAAKNWVEVIPHRPDVLLENVLMFRDFMAIQERTNGLSGLKVLKWGDTTAAVVLKFPEPAYSIYPWQKYDYNSSKLRYTYNSLVTPPSVYEYEMDKGTYHLLKRQEVLGGYDPLGYVSERIYATAPDGSRIPISLVHRRGLKLDGSNPCYLTGYGAYGDNNDPYFSSSRLSLLDRGFVYAVAQVRGGQEMGRGWYLDGKLLNKKNSFTDFIACAEQLIKQGYTSSSKLVISGGSAGGLLMGAVVNSRPDLFRAAVLDVPFLDVINTMLDPTIPLTTAEYQEWGDPRDPQYYRYMLSYSPYDNIRAQDYPAMLVTTGWNDANVAYWEPAKWVAKLRTAKTDSNRLLLKTDMKSGHHGPSGRYGYLKDLAFEYAFILDVLGIKR